In Mongoliitalea daihaiensis, one DNA window encodes the following:
- the vapC gene encoding type II toxin-antitoxin system VapC family toxin: MLIDTSVWISFFDGKDPKLTFTVQELLNKDQVLICPPIYQEILQGMKYPTDFLWMKDKLSALQQIYANPFEAAEGAAQIYSVLRTMGYTIRKSYDCLIAWYAISQKVPLFHLDRDFIPISEFFDLEFYNIR, from the coding sequence GTGTTGATAGATACGAGTGTGTGGATTTCTTTTTTTGATGGGAAGGACCCCAAACTTACTTTTACCGTGCAGGAATTGTTGAATAAAGATCAAGTTTTGATCTGTCCACCCATTTACCAAGAGATTTTGCAAGGGATGAAGTATCCTACCGATTTTTTATGGATGAAAGACAAATTGAGTGCATTGCAGCAAATCTATGCCAATCCATTTGAGGCTGCAGAAGGTGCTGCACAAATATATTCTGTCTTAAGAACCATGGGATATACCATTCGGAAAAGTTATGATTGTTTGATTGCTTGGTATGCTATTTCTCAAAAAGTTCCTCTTTTTCATTTGGACCGAGATTTCATACCGATTTCTGAATTTTTTGATTTGGAATTTTACAATATTCGATAA
- a CDS encoding type II toxin-antitoxin system VapB family antitoxin produces the protein MRTNIEIDQKLIDEILEKTDIKTKKEAVDLALREFLRLLKMKELSEMAGKIDWTGDLGAMRTD, from the coding sequence ATGAGAACAAATATTGAAATTGACCAGAAACTAATTGATGAAATTCTTGAAAAAACGGACATCAAAACAAAAAAGGAGGCGGTTGATTTGGCGCTTAGAGAGTTTCTAAGATTGCTTAAAATGAAAGAGCTTTCTGAAATGGCGGGTAAGATTGATTGGACTGGTGATTTAGGAGCCATGAGAACTGATTGA
- the hutI gene encoding imidazolonepropionase — translation MQTIKHTFIGPICQAITMTGLPLKGALKDEQLEIISEAGILIKNDRIHQISNYWDLYPEAQSIGAEMVSLKGDFVALPGLIDCHTHICFGGSRAQDYAMRNAGKSYLEIAKAGGGIWDTVTQTRKAKQEKLVHLTVQRANRHLKDGITTIEVKSGYGLSVAEELKMLRAIQEANDSTYADLIPTCLAAHIPPKDFQGTQRDYLKAIAEELFPILQGEGLANRIDAFIEDTAFTSEDIQSYFHKAKEMGFDITVHADQFHASGSQVAVNFGAISADHLEASSDKEIKLLAQSDTIAVALPGASMGLGVAYTPARKLLDAGASLAIASDWNPGSAPMGDLLMQAAVLGTYEKLSNAEVLAGITTRAAAALNLHDRGQLNPGMLADIVLFPTADYREITYMQGRLKPFKVFKNGVEIK, via the coding sequence ATGCAAACCATCAAACATACCTTTATCGGCCCCATTTGCCAAGCCATCACCATGACAGGACTTCCCTTGAAAGGAGCGCTTAAAGATGAACAGCTTGAAATCATCAGCGAAGCAGGCATCCTGATCAAAAATGACCGCATCCATCAGATCAGCAATTACTGGGATCTATATCCCGAAGCACAGTCAATAGGGGCTGAAATGGTCAGTTTAAAAGGGGACTTTGTCGCATTGCCTGGCCTGATTGATTGCCATACGCATATTTGTTTCGGCGGTAGCCGTGCACAAGACTATGCCATGCGCAATGCTGGTAAATCCTATCTGGAAATCGCCAAAGCAGGCGGAGGTATCTGGGACACGGTCACCCAAACCCGAAAAGCCAAACAGGAAAAGTTGGTTCACTTGACTGTTCAGCGAGCCAACAGGCACCTCAAAGACGGTATCACCACCATTGAAGTCAAAAGTGGTTATGGACTCTCTGTAGCCGAAGAACTCAAAATGCTCCGAGCCATCCAAGAAGCCAATGACAGCACCTATGCAGACCTTATTCCAACTTGCTTGGCAGCCCATATTCCCCCTAAAGACTTCCAAGGAACCCAGCGTGATTATCTGAAAGCTATTGCTGAAGAACTTTTCCCCATCCTCCAAGGAGAAGGCTTAGCCAATCGCATCGATGCTTTTATTGAGGATACGGCTTTCACATCAGAAGATATACAATCCTACTTCCACAAAGCCAAAGAAATGGGCTTCGACATCACAGTTCATGCGGACCAGTTCCATGCTTCCGGTTCGCAGGTAGCTGTCAACTTCGGTGCCATCTCCGCCGACCACCTAGAAGCGAGTTCAGACAAAGAAATCAAACTGCTAGCCCAATCTGATACCATAGCAGTAGCCTTACCGGGAGCGTCGATGGGTTTGGGTGTAGCCTACACTCCTGCACGAAAACTACTCGATGCAGGTGCTTCCCTAGCTATCGCCTCTGATTGGAATCCAGGTTCGGCCCCAATGGGTGATTTGCTCATGCAAGCTGCTGTATTGGGTACTTACGAGAAACTCAGCAATGCGGAAGTCTTAGCCGGCATCACCACGAGAGCCGCAGCCGCCCTGAACCTCCACGACCGCGGACAATTGAATCCGGGCATGTTGGCCGATATCGTTCTTTTCCCCACTGCCGATTATCGGGAAATTACGTATATGCAGGGAAGGTTGAAGCCGTTCAAAGTGTTTAAAAATGGAGTTGAAATAAAATGA
- a CDS encoding nucleotidyltransferase family protein: protein MKKVNLSKSAIELLCEKYKVEELYVFGSAVTGKMTDESDIDFLVKFKNFDLNNYFLNYLELKTALEMMTGRKVDLIEKQTLKNPFLIQSIEKSKELLYG, encoded by the coding sequence ATGAAAAAAGTGAATTTGTCTAAATCAGCGATTGAGTTGCTTTGTGAAAAATATAAAGTGGAGGAGCTCTATGTTTTTGGTTCTGCTGTAACCGGTAAAATGACAGATGAATCGGATATTGATTTTTTGGTGAAATTTAAAAATTTTGACCTCAACAATTATTTTCTCAACTACCTAGAACTCAAAACCGCTTTAGAAATGATGACTGGAAGAAAGGTTGACTTAATTGAAAAGCAAACCTTGAAAAACCCTTTTTTAATCCAATCCATAGAAAAATCCAAAGAACTTCTTTATGGATGA